The following DNA comes from Gordonia zhaorongruii.
AGCACGCGCTGCAGATCGCGCACACCGACTATTACGCGCAGATCAGCGTGATCACACCGCTGGCGACCGCACTCCGCCGTCAGGGGTCGGGCACGATCGTCGTGTTCTCGTCGGTGGCCGGCGTCCGGGTCCGCAAGGCCAACTACGTCTACGGGTCCACCAAGGCCGGGCTCGACGGATTCGCCTCGGGGCTCGCCGACGCGCTGCAGGGCAGCGGCGTGCGGCTGCTGCTCGCGCGCCCCGGATTCGTCATCGGTGCGATGACGCGCGAACTGATGGACTCCGGTGTGAAACCGGCACCGATGTCGGTCACCGCCGATCAGGTGGCCGACGCCGTCGCGACCGCGTACCGGAAGGGGCGGGGCGAGGTCTGGATCCCCGGACGGCTTCGCCCGATCTTCTTCGGGATGCGACTGCTCCCGCGTGCGGTGTGGCGGAGGTTGCCTCGGTGAGCACCGACCACGTTCCCGGCCTCTTCGTCGTCGTCGGGATCGGCGCCGACGGCTGGGACGGACTCACCCCCGCCGCGCGCCGTGAACTCGAGTCAGCGCGCACCGTCTACGGTTCGCAGCGTCAGCTCGACCTGCTGCCCGCGAGCGTGTCCGCGACCCGGATTCAATGGCGCAGCCCCATGTCGGAGCATCTGGCCGATGTCACCGCCGCCGAGACATCCGAGCCGGTGCACCTGTTGGCCAGCGGCGATCCCATGTTCCACGGACTGGGCGCCTCGCTCGTCCGGACCGTCGGAGCGAATCGGGTGCGGGTGCTGTCAGCACCGTCGAGCGTGTCGCTCGCAGCGTCTCGCCTCGGGTGGGATCTCGCGTCCGCGACGGTCGTGAGCCTGGTGACGGCGCCGTTGGAGTCGATGGTCGGGCATCTGACCGACGGGGCACGGCTGCTGGTCCTCTCGACCGACGCATCGACCCCGGAGGCGGTCGCGCATCTGCTGTGCGAGTACGGCTACGGCGGATCGTCCCTCGCGGTGCTCTCAGACGTCGGGGCGCCGGACGAGCACATCCTGTGGGGCAACGCGGACGGGTGGCGGGGGACCTCGTCCGCCCTGAACATCGTCGCGGTCGAATGTGCCGGCCCGCCGCGTTCGCGCGCGCCCGGACGGGCCGACGACGCGTATCTCAACGACGGGCAGCTGTCTAAGCGGCCTGTTCGCGTGCTGAGCGTGAGCGTTCTCGAACCAGCTGAGGGCCAATGCCTCTGGGACATAGGGGCGGGTTCGGGCAGCATCGGCATCGAATGGCTCGCGACGCTGCGAACAGGACACGTCGTCGCGTTCGAGGCCGATCCGCAACGCGCCGTCAACGTGGTGGAGAACGCCCGCAGACACGGGGTGGTCGATCGGATCGAGGTGCGGGCAGGCGTGCCCGCGGCTCTCGCCGACGCACCCCGGCCGAACTCCGTCTTCATCGGGGGCGGAATGTCCGTCGAGGTCCTCGACGCTGCGTGGAACGCCCTTCTCCCCGGCGGCCGCATCGTCGCCAACGCCGTCACCATCGAGACCGAGCGGATCGTGGACCAGGCGTCGCGCCGGTGGGGAGGGGACATGGTGCGGATCGGCATCGAGTACGCAGCACCTCTCGGGCGATCCACCGCGTGGCGGCCCGCGCTCCCGATCGTGCAGTGGACGGCGGTGAAGCCATGACGGTGTACTTCATCGGTGCGGGGCCCGGTGCGCCAGATCTCATCACGGTGCGCGGGGCGCAGACGCTGGCGCGTTGCCGGACGTGTCTGTATGCGGGTTCGCTGGTCCCGGCCGAGCTGCTGGACCGGCTGCCGATGGACGCCGTCGCGATCGATACGGCGCGCATGCCGCTCGAGCAGATCATGGCCGAGATCGTGAAGGCCGATTCAGCGGGCCACGACGTCGCTCGGCTGCATTCCGGCGATCTGTCGTTGTACTCGGCCTTCACCGAGCAGGCGGCACGTCTGCGAGCGCTCGACATTCCGTGGGAGATCGTTCCCGGGGTACCGGCGTTCGCCGCTGCCGCCGCGGCGCTCGACACCGAGCTCACTGTGCCGGGAGTGGGACAGAGCCTGTTGATCAGCCGGGTATCGACTCTCTCGACCGACATGCCGCCGGGGGAGGACCTCGCCTCGCTCGCCCGCACGGGCGTGACACTGGCACTGCACTTGGCTGCGCACCGCACCGAGCAGATCGTCGAAGCCCTCACACCGCACTACGGTCCGGACTGCCCGACGGCGACCGTCGCCTACGCATCGCGTGGCGACGAGGCGATCGTCCGCGTTCGGCTGGCCGGGCTCCACGAGGCGCTCCAGGATGCCGGTATCTCCAAGACCGCCGTCATCTTCGTCGGCCAAGCGCTCGCCGGACTGGATCATCCAGGGCTCGTCGAGAGTTATCTGTACTCGCATGAGCGGATGGCGAAGATCCGGGAACCGCGGTCCGGCGTCGATGGCTGACGTGCTCATCCTCGGCGGTACCGCCGAGGCGCGGGCCGCCGCAGCCGCCCTCGTGGATGCCGGTCTCGAGGTGATCAGTTCGCTCGCCGGGCGTGTCAGCGCTCCCCGGCTTCCGGTGGGCGACGTCCGGGTCGGCGGTTTCGGAGGCCCGGACGGACTCCGACAATTCTTGCAGGACAATGCGATCCAGGTTGCGCTCGATGCCACGCATCCGTTCGCTGCCCGGATCACCGGCAACGCGGTGTCGGCATCCGCCGAGGCCGAGGTTCCGTATCTGCGACTCGCGCGACCGGCGTGGAGTGCTGAGCCCGGCGACCGGTGGACGCGGGTACCGGACATCGACGCGGCAGCGGCGGCCGTCGCGGATCGGGGCGGCCGGGTGCTTCTGACGACCGGCAGGCAGGACGTGGCGGCGTTCGCCGGGGTCACCGGCGCCTGGTTCCTGGTCCGGGTCGTCGAGACTCCCGACTCCGAGCTGCCATCGCGCCACGAGATGCTGCGCTCGCGCGGCCCCTACTCACTGGACGGCGAGTTGTCCCTGATCGATCGGCACGGGATCGATCTGGTCGTGACGAAGAACAGCGGCGGAGCACTGACGTCGGCGAAGCTGGCAGCGGCTGCCAAGCGCGGCCTCGAGGTGATCATGGTCGACCGCCCGGCCGAACCTGCGGGCATCGACCGTGCCGCCACCGTGGAGGATGCGGTTCAGCGAGTCCGTTCGCTGCTGTAGTGACGCGGCGTGTAGACGAGCTGTCCGCCGGAGCGATCCACGGCCGTGGTCGTCGATGATCCGATGATCAGCAGGGTGCGCATATCGACAGTCGACGGATCGAAACGGCTCGACGTGGTGACGGTGATGCACTCGCCCGACCCGCCGACGTCGCGGCCCTGGATGACGACCCGGTCAGCGGGGACGAGCTCGGTGAGCAACTCCTTGAGGCGGGTCACCTGCTGCGTCCGCCTGGAGGACGCCGGATTGTAGATCGCCACCGCCAGATCCGCGGCGATCGCGTACCGCAGCCGCTTCTCGATCACTGCGCCCGGCTTCAGAAGGTCCGACAGGGAGATCACCGCGAAATCGTGCCCGAGCGGGGCTCCCGCCGCGGCGGCCACTGCATGGGCGGCGCTGACTCCGGGAACCACGCGCACGGGCACCTCGCGCCATCGCGGCTCGGCCGCGATCTCGCTGACGGCTGCAGCCATCGCGAACACGCCCGGATCACCCGACGATACGACGGCGACGCGGGCCCCGCGCGACGCGAGGTCCAGCGCGAATTCGGCTCGCTGCGCCTCGACCCGGTTATCGCTCGCGTGCACCCGCTGCCCTGGACGGGCCGAGATTCGGCGCAGATACGTGCCGTACCCGACGAGGTCCGTTGCGGCGGCGATTTCCGCGGACACCTGCGGCGTGGTCTGCTCGACTGGACCGGGACCCAGACCGACTACGACGACCTCGCCCGTCTGCGCCGAGCTGACGTGCGGATCCGGCTGTCTGGCAAGCGGGTTGTTGCGGCGTCCCGGTACGACGATCAGTGAGAAGTAGGGCACCGTGCCCGGGTCGACGTCCACGACCGGCTCGACTCGCTGACGCTGCGTGGAAGCACGCTCGACGTACCAGGCCTCGTCGAGCCGCCCGGCAGTCCGCAGGGCGTCGCGAACCTTCTCGAACGTCCGGCCCAGCTTCATCACCGCGAGCGCTTCGCCCGAACGGATGTGGGTGACGAGTTCACCGGGTTCGGCCGTGCCAGGCAGCACGGTCAGCGTCTCCTCGCCCTCGACAAGTGGAATGCCGATCGCGGCGGACGCCGCGCTGACCGAGGTGACGCCGGGGATGATCTCCGCTTCGAAGCGGTCGTGCAGCCGCTTGTGCATGTGCATGTACGAACTGAAGAACAGCGGGTCGCCTTCAGCGAGCAGCGCTACGTCACGGCCCGCCTCCAGATGCTCGGCGAGTCGCCGGGCGCTCTCCGTGTAGAACTCCGCCATCGCGCCCGCATATCCGCCGGGGTGGTCGGTGGTCTCCACCGTGAGCGGGTACATGAGGCGTTCCTCCACCTGGCCATCCCGAAGGTAGGGCTCAGCGACGGATCGGGCGATCGAGTTCCCGTGTCGTGCACAGTGGTACGCGACGACGTCGGCCTGTTCGATGATCCGGGCGGCCTTGACGGTGACGAGCTCGGAGTCGCCTGGTCCCAGTCCGACGCCCCACAGCTTGCCGCTCATTCGGCGGTGCTCGCGAGCGCGTTGACCGCCGCCGCCGTGATCGCCGATCCGCCGCGCCTGCCGGTGATCGTGATGAACTCCAGATCGTCTCGGGAGGCGAGGGCCGCGCACGATTCCGCGGCCCCGACGAACCCGACCGGGGCGCCGATGATGGCGGCGGGACGCGGCCACCCGTCGTCGATCAGGTCGAGAAGTGCGAACAATGCTGTCGGGGCGTTACCGATGGCGACCACGGACCGCTCCAGATCGGCGCGCCAGTACTCGAGCGCCGCTGCGGTTCGGGTGTTTCCGATCCGCTCCGCGCGTTCGGCGATGCCGGGTTCGCGTAGATGACACCGCACCTCGTTGTCGGCAGGCAGCCGCACGCGGGTGACGCCCGACGCCACCATGTGCGTATCGCACAGGATCGGCCCGCCGGCCGCCAGCGCCGCACGCGCGGCGGCGACCACTCGGGGAGTCGCGACCACGTCGTCGGTCAGGTCGGTCTGGCCGCACGCGTGGATCATCCTGACGATGACCGACTCCAGGTCGGTGGGAAAGCGCGCCAGATCGGATTCGGCACGGATGGTGGCGAACGACTGGCGGTATATCTCGGCTCCATCGCGGACGTAATCGCCGCGGACATTCTCGCTCATGGTGCGGCCAACATTACGCACCGCGGACTCGTCAGTTGCGACGGCTCCGGACGTAACCGTCCGGAGTGGCCGCGAACCGCACGTGAGGGGGTCCCGGCGACCCGCAGCCGCGGTCGCAGCCGACCCAGTGCTCCCGACCGTGGAGATCGGCGGACTCCGGATCGAGGCGCCCCACGTATGCGGTGAGATCGCCGCGCACGTCCGCGTGCGACTTATCGCAACCCGGTGATCCGGTGCACGCGGACAGTGCCACCCACGGTGAGCGGGCGTCGAAAACGAAACCCAGTGGAGCGAGTACCCGAATCACGGTGTCGGCCACGGCCTCGTCGAGATCGCCGAAGAGCAGCTCACGTTCGGGTGTCACGACGACCGGGCCGCCGATCGCCGCCGCGAACCGGGCCTGTTCGGCGGTGATCCGGCCGAATGGCAGCACAGCGCCGAGCAGCACCTCGCCGTCGTGCTGGTCGAACCAGCCGACGCGGGGATCCGGGGCACACGGTTCCGGCACCGTCACCCGGGCGCGACCGAGCCTGCCGATCAACGATTCCCGCTGCGCCGCAGACAGGTCGCGAACGCGCCACGAGCCGTCGGCAACCGCGACGAACTGCGCGGCGGCAGTCAGCATCGCGTGCGCCAGTTCGTGGAGCGGAACCGGCGCACCGACGGCCTCCCCGTCCACCACCACGATTCCCGATGCGGGCCCGAGAGCCACTCCGGTCACGTCGGCTGCTCGCGCGAGCACGTCGCCGCGCCCGTCGTCGAGACCGAACCAGAAGCGGCCGGACAGCCCGGCCGCCCACGGAGCTGCGATCAGGGCGTCGTTCAATCCTGCGGCGACCGGCCGCAGGTCGGACCGTCCGCCCACCCGGCCGGTGAACGCCGACACCGCGATATTGCGGACCAGGTCGTGCGCGGACGTCGAGACCAGACCCGCGTCGGTCATCGCGGCGGCGAAGGCGTCGGTGTCCTCATCGGCGATCGCCCGTACCTGCAGGTTGCCGCGGACGGTCATCTCGATCGCCCCGTCGCCGAACTCCTCCGCTGCGTGCGCAAGGGCTTCGAGTGAAGCCGCCTCGATCACCCCGCCGGGAAGTCGGATACGGGCGAGGCGTCCGTCGGCGGCAGGATGCGTCCGGAAGACTCCGGGACAGCGATCATCGGGCACGGTCACCCGTCCAGGATATGCCTGCACCGCGACGGCTAGTCTTGGCGTCGAACACGATGTGGAAACCCGGTGGGAATCCGGTGCGGACGCGCCACTGTATGAACGAGTCGGGAACCCTCTCGCACACGTTCGAGCCAGACCCACGTCGAACGGCCGAGGAGCCTCGGTCGTCCGCACTATGCCGGGCGCGCCTTCCCGGCGAGGAGTAGCCGTGATCACTCTGCTGTCCACGTCCGACACCGACCTGCGGACCGCCGCGACCTGCGGCGCCGATTACCGAGTGGCCAATCCGAGCCGGATCCTCGTGGACGACGTTCCGGGCCTCGTCGACGACGCCGACCTCGTCGTCGTCCGCATCCTCGGCGGACGGCGAGCGTGGGAGGAAGGACTCGACGCAGTCCTGGCGCGCCGCACGCCTGTGGTCGTTCTCTCCGGTGAACTCAACCCGGACCCGGACCTGATGGCGCTCTCCACGGTTCCGACCGGTGTCGCGGCACAGGCCCATAGCTACTTCGTGGCAGGTGGCGCGGAGAACCTGATCGCTGTGCACAACTTCCTGTCCGACACGATCCTGCTCACCGGACTCGGATTCGACCCCCCCGTCGAGACCCCGTCGTGGGGCACCCTCGATCGGGGCCCGGAGCCCGATGGGGAGCCGGGCCCCCGCATCGGGGTGCTGTACTACCGTGCGCAGCACCTGGCAGGGAACACCGAGTACGTCAACGCCCTGTGCACCGCCATCGAGGGTCACGGCGCCACCGCCGAGGCGGTGTTCACGGCGTCGCTGCGTGCCGCCGATGACGAGCTGATCGGTCATCTCGGGACGTTCGACGCCCTGATCGTGACGGTGCTCGCCGCAGGCGGCACCACGCCGGCGACGGCCGGCGCAGGCGGTGACGACGAGGCGTGGAACGTCGAACGGCTCGCGGCCCTCGACGTCCCGATTCTGCAAGGACTGTGCCTGACGACCTCGCGCGCCGACTGGGACGCCGCTGACGACGGCGTCTCGCCGATGGATGTGGCGAGCCAGGTGGCCGTCCCGGAGTTCGACGGCCGCGTCATCACCGTCCCGTTCTCGTTCAAGGAGTTCGACGACCGCGGCCTTCCGTACTACGCAGCCGACGCCGAACGGTGCGCTCGGGTTGCCGGGATCGCCGTACGGCATGCGAGGCTGCGGTACCTGCCTGCTCCGGAACGTCGGATCGCCCTCCTGCTGTCGGCGTATCCGACCAAGCACGCGCGGATCGGCAACGCCGTCGGGCTCGACACCCCGCGCAGCCTGGTGCATCTGATGCGGGCCCTGGACGAGGCCGGTTACGACCTGGGCCCGCGTACCGGCGACGACGCTGTTCCCGGGCTCGGGGCCACCCCGGACGCCGACGACCCGGATGCGCTCATGCACGCCCTCATCGACGCCGGCGGTCAGGATGCCGACTGGCTGACCGAGGAGGCGCTGGCGGCCAACCCGGTGCGTGTGCCGGCTGCCGACTACACCGACTGGTTCCGGACGCTGCCCGACGGACTCCGGTCCTCGGTGGTCGAGCACTGGGGACCGCCGCCCGGCGAGCTGTTCGTCGACCGGACGGCCAACCCCGACGGCGACATCGTCATCGCAGCGATGACCTTCGGGAACATCGTGCTGCTGGTGCAGCCGCCCCGCGGCTTCGGGGAGAATCCCGTCGCGATCTATCACGACCCCGACCTGCCGCCGAGTCATCACTACCTGGCCAGCTACCGCTGGCTCGCCTCCCGACCGGAGACCGACGGCTGGGGCTTCGCGGCCGACGCCGTGGTGCACGTGGGCAAGCACGGCAACCTCGAATGGCTACCGGGCAAGACACTCGGCATGTCGGCGGACTGCGGGACGGACGCGGCGATCGGCGACCTTCCGCTCGTCTACCCGTTCCTGGTCAACGATCCCGGTGAAGGCACGCAGGCCAAGCGGCGTGCGCACGCGGTCCTGATCGATCACCTGATCCCGCCGATGGCCCGCGCGGAGAGCTACGGCGACATCGCACGTCTCGAGCAGCTTCTCGATGAGCACGCCAACATCTCGGCACTTGATCCGGGCAAGCTGCCCGCCATCCGGCAGCAGATCTGGACGCTGCTGACTGCCGCCAAGATGGATGCCGATCTCGGCCTTGCCGAACGCCCCGACGAAGAGGTGTTCGATGACATGCTGCTGCACGTCGATGGATGGCTCTGCGAGATCAAGGACGCTGCCATCCGCGACGGGCTGCACGTTCTCGGGCAGGCGCCGGACGCCGAGACCGAGGTCGACCTGATCCTCGCGATGCTGCGCGCCCGCCAGCTCTGGGGCGGAGCGCAGAGCCTGCCCGGACTCCGTGAGGCGCTGGGCCTGGTCGAGCACGAGTCCGCGCGTGCGGACGTCGACCGCGTCGAGCAGATCGCTCGCGGCCTGGTCAGCGCGTGCGCAGCGGGGGACTGGTCGGACTCCGCGGTCACCGCGGCCACCGCCGGGCACCCGCCGCAGGTCGCCGAGATCCTCGCCTTCGCCGCCCACGAGGTGGTTCCGCGCCTGCGGGCCACCTCCCGCGAGATCACACAGGTGCTGCACGCGCTCGACGGCGGTTTCATCGAAGCCGGACCGAGCGGATCGCCGCTCCGCGGACTGATCAACGTCCTGCCGACCGGCCGCAACTTCTACTCGGTCGATCCGAAGGCCGTGCCGTCGCAGCTGGCCTTCGAGACCGGCCGCGCGATGGCGGACTCACTCGTCGACCGCTACGTCGCCGATCACGGCCACCATCCCGCGTCGGTCGGGCTGTCGGTGTGGGGCACCAGCGCGATGCGCACCTCGGGTGACGATGTCGGTGAGATCCTCGCACTCCTCGGCGTGGCGCCCGTCTGGGACGAGGCGTCCCGCCGCATCACCGGCCTCGAACTCATCGCACTCGAGGAACTCGGCCGTCCGCGCATCGATGTGACGATCCGCATCTCCGGCTTCTTCCGGGACGCCTTCTCCCACGTGGTGACGATGCTCGACGATGCGGTGCGTCTCGCCGCAGACGCCGATGAACCCGACCATCGGAACTACGTCGCCGCGCACGCCCGCGCAGCGCTCGCCGAGCACGGCGACGCCCGCCGGGCGACGACGCGCGTCTTCGGCTCGCGTCCCGGCACGTACGGAGCCGGCTTGCTGCAACTGATCGACTCCAAGCAGTGGCGCACCGACGACGATCTCGCCGCCGTCTACACCGAATGGGGCGGATACGCGTACGGCCGCGACCTCGACGGCGTGGCCGCGGTCGACGACATGCGGGCCGCGTACCGCCGGATCGCGGTCGCTGCGAAGAACACGGACACCCGTGAGCACGACATCGCCGACTCGGACGACTACTTCCAGTTCCATGGCGGCATGGTCGCCACGGTTCGTGCGCTCACCGGCTCGGACCCCGAGGCGTACATCGGCGATTCCACGCGGCCGGACGCCGTTCGCACGCGCACCCTGCACGAGGAGACCTCACGGGTGTTCCGTGCACGCGTCGTCAACCCCCGGTGGCTCTCCGCGATGCGCAGGCACGGTTACAAGGGCGCGTTCGAGATGGCGGCGACCGTCGATTACCTGTTCGGTTACGACGCGACCACCGATGTGGTCGCCGACTGGATGTACGAGCAGCTCACCGAGCAGTACGTCCTCGACGAGACGAACCGGGAGTTTCTCGAGAAGTCGAACCCGTGGGCCCTGCACGGCATCTCCGAACGCCTGCTCGAAGCCGCCGAACGGGATATGTGGGACGAACCTCCCGCCGACATGCTCGACGCCCTGCGCCGCGTCTATCTGGAAGCCGAAGGCGACATCGAGGGTCGCGGCGACGACTGACCCGAGCGCCGTCACCGGACTCGGATCCCCGGTTCGGGAGCAAAACCGCCTGCTCGTTCGTTACACCGTAGAGAACACACCACAGTGAACCCCACAGAAGGTGAATCGGAGTGACGCGCAAATGATCAGACTTCTCCTGGCCGCCTACGTGATCGTCGAGGTCGCGGCGTTCTGGGCGCTGGCTCACTTCCTGGGATTCGGCTGGGCGCTGCTCATCACCCTCGGCGCCGCTGCGCTCGGCTACGCCCTCCTCGGGCGTCGGGCGCGCGGTCTGACGTCCGACCTGCGCAAGGCCTCGCGTCAAGAGGTGGGAGCAGGCAGACCGCTCACCGATACCGCACTGTTCGCCGGAGCTGCGCTCTTCACGATTCTTCCGGGCGTCGTATCCACCATCGTCGGACTGATCATCATGACGCCTGCCGCACGGCGCGCACTCCGCCCGGTCATCGCAGCCTCCGCCGCCAAACGCGCAACCCTCCTCGTCGGTGGCGGTCCCGTCGCCGGCGGCTCCGGCCGGCGCTTCGGCGCCACCGGAGGAGGCACGGTCGACGGGACCGTCGAAGGCGACGTGGTTGACGAGACGTCCGACGTCGAGGACATCACCGAGCGCAATCCCGACGGCACGGTCCGTGTCGAGCGTCCGTCGCTGCCCAGAGCGCGCACGGACTGGAACTGATACCGGCCGGGACCGATGGGTCCACGCGCACCGGATCCGTCGGTCTTTGACACAATCGATCAGGTGACGACTCAGCTGCTCGTCGGCGGGATGGTCTATTCCTCGCCCGACGTTCCCGATGCCACCGCAATCGCCATCACCGACGGAATCGTCGTGTGGGTCGGATCCGACGACGTGGGGCGGGCACTGCACCCCGACGCCGAGGTCGTCGATCTGGAGGGACACTTCGTCGCACCCGCGTTCGTCGACTCCCATGTGCACCTCACCGATACCGGTCTCGGACTGATCGGCCTGAACCTCACGGCCGCGACGAGCCGCTCGGACTGCCTCGATCGGCTCGCCGAATTCGTCGCGCACTCCGACGACGCCATCATCTGGGGCCTCGGCTGGGATGCCTCCACCTGGTCCGGCGGTCCGGGCGAGGACATGCCCCCGACCACCGAGGACCTCGACCGGGTGGCTCCTGGCAGGCCCGTCTACCTGGCCCGTGTCGACGAGCACTCCGCTGCGGCGTCGAGTGCGCTGCGGGAACTGGTTCACGGGATCGAGGGGGCGAACGGCTTCGAACCCCAGTCACCGCTCGTGGCCACCGCCCATCATCGCGTCCGAGCTGCCGCCCGTGCCCTGATCACGCCGGAAGCCCGTCGCCGCGCCCAGCGCAGAGCACTCGATCACGCCGCGTCGCGCGGTGTGGTCGCGGTGCACGAGAACGGCGGTCCGGATATCAGCGGTGTCGACGACTTCCGCTCACTCGCCGAACTCGATCACGGCGTATCCGTGCGCCGCTACTGGGGCCAGCCGGTGAGTTCGCTCGAGGGCGCTCGCGCCGTCGTCTCAGCGATGGGGGCCGACGGGATCGGCGGCGATCTCTTCGTCGACGGCGCCATCGGATCACGGACCGCGTGGCTCAGCGAGGAGTACAGCGACAGCCCCGGCGAGTACGGCGTCAGCTACCTAGACGAGGAGACCATCGCCAACCACCTGCGAGCCACCACGCTCGCCGGCGTTCAGGCCGGATTCCACGCCATCGGCGACGCCGCGGTCGCGGCGATCGCCGTCGCGCTCGAACAAGTGGCCGATGAACTCGGAACGCCGGCGCTCGCGCGCTGCGTGCACCGGCTGGAGCACGCGGAGATGGTGACGACCGAACAGGCGGAACTGTTCGCACGGTGCGGGTTCGTCGCGTCCATGCAACCGTTGTTCGACGACGAATGGGGCGGCGACGACGCTCTGTACATCCGGCGACTGGGGGACCGGGCGCCGACTCTCAACAACTTCGCGGCGCTGGCCAAGGCGGGTGTCCCACTCGCCTTCTCGAGTGATTCCCCGGTCTGCGCCATCGATCCGTGGACCTCGATTCGGGCCGCGGTGCATCACCACACGCCGACCAACGGCATCTCGCCGCGAGCGGCCTTCGCCGCATGCACCCGCGGCGGCTGGCGTGCCGCCGGCGTCAACGACGGTCTCACCGGAACCCTGGTTCCCGGAGCCCCGGCGCACTACGCGGTCTGGAACGTCGACGAGCTCGTCGTCGCCGCCTCCCACCAGGGGGTTCAGCGATGGTCGACCGACCCGCGGTCGCGGGTACCCGCACTGCCCGACGTGTCACCCGGCGCACGGCTTCCCGAATGCGTGCGAACCGTCTCCGCAGGCGTGACGATCTACGAACGGCCCGGTGCGTGAAGCTGCCGCTCTGGGTGCTGCGTCTCGCAGGCGCGGCTGCGGGCGGCGGACTCATGTTCGCGGCGTTCCCGCCCCGTGACCTCTGGTTCCTGGCCCCGATCTCGCTCGCCTTCCTGTACGTCGTCCTGCGAGCCGGTGCGCCGCGACCGCGCACCGGAGCAGCCGCCGGGTTCGTCTTCGGTCTCGCGTTCTTCGTCCCTCTGCTTCCGTGGATCGGAGAGTACGTCGGACCGCTGCCGTGGCTGGCGCTCGCCGTGGTGATGGCGCTGTACCTGACCGCTTTCGGCGCCGTCGCGACGATCGTGATGCGTCTTCGGTTCGCGCCGTTGTGGTTCGCCGTCGCGTGGACCGGGTTCGAGGCGATCCGGTCCTCGTTCCCGTTCGGCGGATTCCCGTGGGGCCGCGCCGCGTTCAGCCAGACCTCGGGGCTGCTCCTGCCACTGACGTCGCTGGTCGGCGTCCCCGGATTGTCGTTTCTCGTGGCGGTCGTCGGTGCGGCGGCCGGAGCCACTGCGCTGTCGGCGATCGACGCACGACGGTCGGGCACTTACCGGACGCGTCCGCTCGTGGCACTCGCGGTGCTTCTCGTTCCGCTGATCCTGGGCTCGGTGGTGTCCGCGGCCGGTCCGATCGGCACGCACGCGACGTCGCCGATCGACGTGGCTGCGGTCCAGGGGAACGTGCCCAGGCTGGGACTGGACTTCAACGCACAACGTCGGGCCGTCCTCGACAACCACGTGCAGGAGACCATGGCGCTCGCGCGTGAGGTCACCGCGGGTGAACGCCCAACGCCCGACCTGGTCCTATGGCCGGAGAACGCGTCCGATATCCCGCCGTTGGAGAATCCCGACGCCACCCAGTTGATCCGAGCAGCCGTCACCGCCGTCGGAGTTCCGGTGGCTCTCGGCACGTTGATGCCCAACGACGGGCAGCCCACCAACACCGTCCTGCTGTGGGGCGTGCATGACCGGATCGCCGACCAGGCACCGTCCGGGCGCTACGACAAGCACATCATCCAGCCGTTCGGCGAGTACCTGCCATGGCGCGACTTC
Coding sequences within:
- the cbiE gene encoding precorrin-6y C5,15-methyltransferase (decarboxylating) subunit CbiE, with the protein product MSTDHVPGLFVVVGIGADGWDGLTPAARRELESARTVYGSQRQLDLLPASVSATRIQWRSPMSEHLADVTAAETSEPVHLLASGDPMFHGLGASLVRTVGANRVRVLSAPSSVSLAASRLGWDLASATVVSLVTAPLESMVGHLTDGARLLVLSTDASTPEAVAHLLCEYGYGGSSLAVLSDVGAPDEHILWGNADGWRGTSSALNIVAVECAGPPRSRAPGRADDAYLNDGQLSKRPVRVLSVSVLEPAEGQCLWDIGAGSGSIGIEWLATLRTGHVVAFEADPQRAVNVVENARRHGVVDRIEVRAGVPAALADAPRPNSVFIGGGMSVEVLDAAWNALLPGGRIVANAVTIETERIVDQASRRWGGDMVRIGIEYAAPLGRSTAWRPALPIVQWTAVKP
- a CDS encoding SDR family NAD(P)-dependent oxidoreductase translates to MGTIVLFGGRSEIGVATAARLASGKRVILAGRRADDLAVESRVLRTAGATDVVTTEFDADDTSSHTALIERIVAEHGPIEAAIIAFGILGDAARAQTDVEHALQIAHTDYYAQISVITPLATALRRQGSGTIVVFSSVAGVRVRKANYVYGSTKAGLDGFASGLADALQGSGVRLLLARPGFVIGAMTRELMDSGVKPAPMSVTADQVADAVATAYRKGRGEVWIPGRLRPIFFGMRLLPRAVWRRLPR
- a CDS encoding precorrin-8X methylmutase, whose product is MSENVRGDYVRDGAEIYRQSFATIRAESDLARFPTDLESVIVRMIHACGQTDLTDDVVATPRVVAAARAALAAGGPILCDTHMVASGVTRVRLPADNEVRCHLREPGIAERAERIGNTRTAAALEYWRADLERSVVAIGNAPTALFALLDLIDDGWPRPAAIIGAPVGFVGAAESCAALASRDDLEFITITGRRGGSAITAAAVNALASTAE
- a CDS encoding cobalt-precorrin-6A reductase gives rise to the protein MADVLILGGTAEARAAAAALVDAGLEVISSLAGRVSAPRLPVGDVRVGGFGGPDGLRQFLQDNAIQVALDATHPFAARITGNAVSASAEAEVPYLRLARPAWSAEPGDRWTRVPDIDAAAAAVADRGGRVLLTTGRQDVAAFAGVTGAWFLVRVVETPDSELPSRHEMLRSRGPYSLDGELSLIDRHGIDLVVTKNSGGALTSAKLAAAAKRGLEVIMVDRPAEPAGIDRAATVEDAVQRVRSLL
- a CDS encoding precorrin-2 C(20)-methyltransferase, with protein sequence MSGKLWGVGLGPGDSELVTVKAARIIEQADVVAYHCARHGNSIARSVAEPYLRDGQVEERLMYPLTVETTDHPGGYAGAMAEFYTESARRLAEHLEAGRDVALLAEGDPLFFSSYMHMHKRLHDRFEAEIIPGVTSVSAASAAIGIPLVEGEETLTVLPGTAEPGELVTHIRSGEALAVMKLGRTFEKVRDALRTAGRLDEAWYVERASTQRQRVEPVVDVDPGTVPYFSLIVVPGRRNNPLARQPDPHVSSAQTGEVVVVGLGPGPVEQTTPQVSAEIAAATDLVGYGTYLRRISARPGQRVHASDNRVEAQRAEFALDLASRGARVAVVSSGDPGVFAMAAAVSEIAAEPRWREVPVRVVPGVSAAHAVAAAAGAPLGHDFAVISLSDLLKPGAVIEKRLRYAIAADLAVAIYNPASSRRTQQVTRLKELLTELVPADRVVIQGRDVGGSGECITVTTSSRFDPSTVDMRTLLIIGSSTTTAVDRSGGQLVYTPRHYSSERTR
- a CDS encoding cobalt-precorrin-4/precorrin-4 C(11)-methyltransferase, which translates into the protein MTVYFIGAGPGAPDLITVRGAQTLARCRTCLYAGSLVPAELLDRLPMDAVAIDTARMPLEQIMAEIVKADSAGHDVARLHSGDLSLYSAFTEQAARLRALDIPWEIVPGVPAFAAAAAALDTELTVPGVGQSLLISRVSTLSTDMPPGEDLASLARTGVTLALHLAAHRTEQIVEALTPHYGPDCPTATVAYASRGDEAIVRVRLAGLHEALQDAGISKTAVIFVGQALAGLDHPGLVESYLYSHERMAKIREPRSGVDG